Proteins co-encoded in one Scatophagus argus isolate fScaArg1 chromosome 11, fScaArg1.pri, whole genome shotgun sequence genomic window:
- the LOC124067645 gene encoding trace amine-associated receptor 13c-like, whose translation MNAMEESELCFPHLNTSCRRIIRPHLEATLIFSLLSCITVITVVLNLLVIITIYHFRQLHTTTNLLLLSLAVADFLVGFLQMPVEILLFQDCWMLGNFLCAVNVFLGCLIISVSVGNMVLISVDRYIAICEPMFYSTKVTLKKIQICICLCWIFSAVHSSWILRDVLKQPGRYNSCDGECVVVINYVEGAFDFVVTFFGPITVIIVLYMKVFVVAVSQARAMRSHNAVVTLQLSKTVTAKKSEMKAARTLGVVVVVFVLCSCPYYCFTVAAENNLVSGSSAVSEIWLLYFNSCLNPMIYAFFYPWFRESVKRIITLQTLKPGSRDGNIL comes from the exons aTGAATGCGATGGAGGAGTCGGAACTCTGCTTTCCTCATCTTAACACCTCATGTAGGAGGATAATACGTCCTCACTTGGAAGCCACACTCATTTTCAGCCTGCTGTCCTGCATCACTGTGATCACTGTGGTTCTGAACCTGTTggtcatcatcaccatctacCACTTCAG gcagcttcacaccaccaccaacctcctcctcctctctctggctGTTGCAGACTTCCTTGTAGGTTTCCTGCAGATGCCAGTTGAAATCCTCCTCTTCCAAGACTGTTGGATGCTGGGCAACTTTCTTTGTGCTGTAAATGTCTTCTTAGGTTGCCTTATTatcagtgtttcagtgggaaATATGGTTCTTATATCAGTTGATCGCTACATAGCTATTTGTGAGCCCATGTTTTATTCCACCAAAGTCACtctgaaaaaaattcaaatctgCATTTGTCTATGTTGGATCTTTTCTGCTGTCCACAGCAGCTGGATACTTAGGGATGTTCTGAAACAACCAGGCAGGTATAATTCCTGTGATGGAGAGTGTGTAGTTGTAATTAATTATGTTGAAGGAGCTTTTGACTTTGTTGTGACCTTTTTTGGCCCCATAACTGTCATCATAGTTCTATATATGAAAGTATTTGTGGTGGCTGTGTCTCAGGCTCGTGCCATGCGCTCCCACAATGCAGTTGTTACACTGCAGCTTTCAAAGACAGTAACTGCTaagaaatctgaaatgaaagcagccaGGACTCTTGgtgttgttgtagttgtgtttgttctgtgttcatGTCCATAttattgtttcactgttgcAGCTGAGAACAACTTGGTATCCGGGTCATCTGCAGTCAGTGAGATTTggcttttatattttaactcCTGTCTAAACCCTATGATCTATGCCTTTTTCTACCCCTGGTTCAGAGAATCTGTCAAACGCATTATTACACTTCAGACACTGAAGCCTGGCTCACGGGATGGAAACATACTCTAG
- the LOC124067613 gene encoding trace amine-associated receptor 13c-like, whose translation MEALEEAEVCFPQIFNISCRKPVQQHAVTIYLYILLSCISLLTVALNLLVIISISHFRQLHTPTNLLLLSLAVSDFLVGLLLMPIQILLIGGCWFWGSLICGLFYYASFILTSASVGNMVLISVDRYVAICDPLCYPTKVTQKRIKICVCLCWGCSVFYNGVILMDFLTQPDRYNSCYGECVVVINFITGAVDVMLTFVGPIAVIIILYMRVFVVAVSQARAMRSHVAGVTLQGSVSVTAKKSERKAAKTLGIIVVVFLICFCPYFYPSLAGQDLTNSVAFSVFGIWLLYCNSCLNPVVYAFFYPWFRRSVKLIVTLQILEPDSCGTKIL comes from the exons ATGGAGGCCCTGGAAGAAGCTGAAGTCTGCTTTCCACAGATATTCAATATCTCCTGCAGGAAGCCAGTGCAGCAACATGCAGTGACCATATACCTTTACATCCTGCTGTCTTGCATCTCCTTGCTCACTGTGGCTCTCAACCTGCTGGTCATCATCTCTATCTCCCATTTCAG GCAACTCCACACACCcaccaacctcctcctcctctcgctgGCTGTCTCAGACTTCCTCGTTGGCCTCCTGTTGATGCCGATTCAAATCCTCTTGATAGGGGGATGCTGGTTTTGGGGGAGCTTGATATGTGGACTGTTTTACTATGCCTCTTTTATCCTTACCTCTGCCTCAGTAGGAAACATGGTGCTCATATCAGTTGATCGATATGTAGCCATTTGTGACCCTTTATGTTATCCCACTAAAGTCACtcagaaaagaattaaaatctgtgtttgtttgtgctgggGCTGTTCTGTGTTCTATAATGGTGTGATACTGATGGACTTCCTGACACAACCAGATAGATATAATTCCTGTTACGGAGAGTGTGTAGTTGTTATTAATTTCATAACAGGAGCCGTTGATGTCATGTTGACCTTTGTTGGCCCCATTGCTGTCATCATAATTCTGTACATGAGAGTATTTGTGGTGGCTGTGTCTCAGGCTCGAGCCATGAGGTCTCATGTTGCAGGAGTTACACTGCAGGGTTCAGTTAGTGTGACTGCTAAGAAGTCtgagagaaaagcagccaaAACTCTtggtattattgttgttgtatttctgaTATGCTTCTGTCCTTATTTTTATCCGTCTCTTGCAGGCCAGGATTTAACAAACAGTGTGGCATTTTCAGTTTTCGGGATCTGGTTACTTTATTGTAACTCCTGTCTCAATCCAGTGGTCTATGCTTTTTTCTACCCCTGGTTTAGGAGATCTGTGAAACTCATTGTTACACTGCAGATTCTGGAGCCTGACTCCTGTGGCACCAAGATACTGTAG